A genomic window from Silene latifolia isolate original U9 population chromosome Y, ASM4854445v1, whole genome shotgun sequence includes:
- the LOC141631568 gene encoding putative mitochondrial protein AtMg01250, with protein sequence MKIDLKKVYDSIEWKFIVQMLLALRFPPQMITWIMVCVSSPWFTISLNGSSFGYFQGEKGIRQGDPISPLIFTICMEYLSRILVVVTDKMDFNFHPLCRPMKLNHLSFADDLLMFCRGDRESIKVLLKAFVTFSSVSGLEMNCDKSNIYFNGVCQAEIDYVLRISGFKSGQFPFRYLGIPIS encoded by the coding sequence ATGAAAATAGATCTTAAGAAAGTATACGATTCTATTGAATGGAAGTTTATTGTGCAGATGTTGCTAGCCCTTAGATTTCCTCCTCAGATGATCACTTGGATTATGGTGTGTGTATCATCCCCCTGGTTTACTATCTCTCTTAATGGATCTAGTTTTGGTTACTTTCAGGGGGAAAAGGGTATTAGACAGGGTGATCCCATATCCCCTTTGATTTTTACTATTTGTATGGAATACTTGAGTAGGATCCTTGTTGTGGTAACTGATAAGATGGACTTCAACTTTCACCCCCTTTGCCGACCTATGAAGCTCAATCATCTGTCTTTTGCAGATGACCTACTCATGTTTTGTAGAGGAGATAGGGAATCTATTAAAGTGTTACTGAAAGCTTTTGTAACCTTTTCTAGTGTTTCTGGtcttgagatgaattgtgataaGTCCAATATTTATTTCAATGGAGTTTGTCAAGCTGAGATTGATTATGTGTTGAGGATCTCTGGTTTCAAGTCTGGCCAATTTCCTTTTAGATACCTTGGGATTCCTATCTCATAA